In Kordia antarctica, the following proteins share a genomic window:
- a CDS encoding YbjQ family protein: protein MIFTTTNNFENREIAEYLGVVSGMTYNVNYSYKGVSFKDMFNMKKYYAQIESGIEEVKEATFQKLNDNAAKLNADAVVGISVDMEISAGGAVMVSVTGTAVKLK, encoded by the coding sequence ATGATATTTACAACAACCAATAACTTTGAGAATAGAGAAATTGCTGAATATTTAGGCGTAGTTTCTGGAATGACATACAATGTTAATTACAGTTACAAAGGTGTATCGTTCAAAGATATGTTTAACATGAAAAAATATTACGCACAAATAGAAAGCGGAATTGAAGAAGTAAAAGAAGCAACATTTCAAAAACTAAATGACAATGCTGCAAAATTAAACGCTGACGCAGTTGTAGGCATTTCTGTTGACATGGAAATAAGTGCTGGCGGCGCAGTCATGGTTAGTGTCACTGGAACAGCAGTAAAATTGAAGTAA
- a CDS encoding LysE family translocator — protein sequence MFDGLAYAILYGFILAFAVGPVFFIIIETSITKGFRSALTFDLGAIFADIVFIIFAYYSTSQILEKIKDDPNLIIFGGLILLSFGVISYIKTSKSFRKIVREHYNVDPKKNLLGLFVKGFLLNFINFGVLAGWIGVIIMANALTSTDEGVIVFLATVLISMLVTDIAKMLLAKKLKSKMTPRFIFKTKKWVSILIILFGVVMILQGVFPKGKDKIKEKIERYL from the coding sequence ATGTTTGACGGATTAGCATACGCTATACTTTACGGATTCATCTTAGCCTTTGCAGTAGGACCTGTTTTCTTTATCATCATAGAAACAAGTATTACCAAAGGTTTTAGAAGTGCACTCACATTTGATTTAGGCGCTATCTTCGCAGATATTGTCTTTATTATATTTGCATATTATAGCACGAGTCAAATTCTAGAAAAAATAAAAGATGATCCAAATTTGATCATTTTTGGAGGTTTAATTTTACTTTCCTTCGGAGTTATCTCATATATAAAAACATCCAAATCATTTCGAAAAATTGTGCGCGAGCATTACAATGTAGATCCTAAAAAGAATCTTCTCGGATTATTTGTAAAAGGCTTTCTACTGAACTTTATCAACTTTGGTGTCTTAGCAGGTTGGATAGGTGTTATTATCATGGCAAACGCACTTACAAGCACTGATGAAGGAGTTATTGTATTCTTAGCAACGGTTTTGATAAGTATGTTGGTTACAGATATTGCTAAAATGTTATTGGCAAAAAAATTAAAAAGCAAAATGACACCACGTTTTATCTTCAAAACGAAAAAATGGGTCAGTATATTAATCATTTTATTTGGTGTTGTGATGATTTTACAAGGTGTATTTCCAAAAGGAAAAGACAAAATCAAAGAAAAAATAGAGCGTTACTTATAA
- a CDS encoding head GIN domain-containing protein, producing the protein MKHICTFVFCFLAFTVFAQKPLEKQVGDFDEVKVFDLIEINLIKSTENKVVITGADTEDVEIINKNGKLKIRMKFDRIFDGTQTFVEVYYTKISTIDSNEGAIVVSNETITQPYLELKAQEGGKINVGLEVENLDCKAVSGGIIEASGKATHQEVILNTGGIYEGEKLITEQTKVKVSAGGNAVISASVLADAKVRAGGYIEIHGDPKTIKKDRLFGGKIKVK; encoded by the coding sequence ATGAAACATATTTGCACATTCGTTTTTTGCTTTCTAGCCTTTACAGTTTTTGCTCAAAAGCCACTTGAAAAACAAGTAGGTGATTTTGACGAAGTAAAAGTTTTTGATTTGATCGAAATAAACCTCATCAAGTCTACGGAAAACAAAGTTGTCATTACAGGCGCTGATACAGAAGATGTAGAAATAATCAATAAAAATGGAAAACTAAAAATTCGCATGAAGTTTGATCGTATTTTCGATGGAACACAAACGTTTGTAGAAGTATATTACACAAAAATCAGTACAATTGATTCTAACGAAGGCGCTATTGTAGTTTCCAATGAAACAATAACACAACCCTATTTAGAGCTAAAAGCGCAAGAAGGCGGAAAAATTAATGTCGGATTAGAAGTAGAAAACCTAGACTGCAAAGCGGTTTCCGGCGGAATTATTGAAGCTTCTGGAAAAGCAACTCACCAAGAAGTCATTTTAAATACTGGTGGAATTTACGAAGGAGAAAAATTAATAACCGAACAAACAAAAGTAAAAGTAAGTGCTGGCGGAAATGCAGTAATCTCTGCTTCTGTTTTAGCAGATGCAAAAGTGAGAGCTGGCGGATACATTGAAATTCACGGTGATCCAAAAACCATTAAAAAAGACAGACTTTTTGGAGGAAAAATCAAAGTGAAATAA
- a CDS encoding glutamate--tRNA ligase family protein, translating into MTEETKSLNFIEHIIEEDLANGMSKDKLRFRFPPEPNGYLHIGHTKAIGISFGLGEKYNAPVNLRFDDTNPAKEEQEYVDAIKKDISWLGYQWANELYSSDYFQQLYDWTIQLIKDGKAYVDSQSSEAMREQKGTPTQVGTNSPYRNRTVAKNLELFQGMKAGEFKAKTHVLRAKIDMKHTNMHMRDPLMYRILFSHHHRTGDVWCIYPTYDWTHGESDYIEQISHSLCSLEFKPHRKLYDWFKEHVFIYQNREIYKNLLKIKYIGKDRATRIISQLSNEEIYDAIKNENVSKLLEVKYIGKDSAKEIISNFRFKEIVFNLINNNNIQYEYSNTFNNYKPNIQPKQREFARLNLSYTIMSKRKLLKLVEENIVSGWDDPRMPTISGLRRRGYTPNSIKKFVETVGVAKRENVIDVSLLEFCIREDLNKTANRVMAVLDPVKLIIANYPEGKEEWLEAENNPEDAASGSHKVPFSRELYIEKEDFKEDASSKYFRLTLGKEVRLKNAYIIKGENVIKDADGNITEIHCTYDVDSLSGSGTEASVRKVKGTLHWVSIAHAVKAEVRVYDRLFSDEAPDSHKDKDFMEFVNADSLKTVIAHVEPYLKEANVGDRFQFQRLGYFCVDKDTTADKLIFNKTVGLRDTWAKQKPKPAQNQGKPQQKQEHQRPPIEEIKQFGKKYTNLPEEKQEIAKAKIQALAENVPYEDVEPLFATAAKKAGTRIAVMITLGVLLKNGQERTDNINEFIEKALDDKNELLVAEAKQM; encoded by the coding sequence ATGACAGAAGAAACAAAATCGCTCAATTTTATTGAGCATATCATAGAAGAAGATCTTGCAAATGGAATGTCGAAAGATAAGTTACGCTTTCGCTTTCCGCCAGAACCAAACGGTTATTTGCATATCGGACACACCAAAGCTATCGGTATTAGTTTTGGTTTGGGCGAAAAATACAATGCGCCTGTAAATCTTCGTTTTGATGATACAAACCCAGCCAAAGAAGAGCAAGAGTATGTAGACGCTATTAAAAAAGATATCTCTTGGTTAGGCTATCAATGGGCAAACGAACTGTATTCTTCTGATTACTTTCAACAATTATACGATTGGACAATTCAACTCATAAAAGACGGAAAAGCCTATGTAGATTCGCAATCGTCGGAAGCAATGCGCGAACAAAAAGGAACACCGACGCAAGTTGGTACCAATAGTCCGTATAGAAATAGAACTGTTGCCAAAAATTTGGAATTATTTCAAGGTATGAAAGCTGGCGAATTTAAAGCAAAAACTCATGTATTGCGTGCAAAAATTGATATGAAACATACAAACATGCACATGCGCGATCCGTTGATGTATAGAATCTTATTTTCGCATCATCACAGGACTGGTGACGTATGGTGTATTTACCCAACTTACGATTGGACACATGGTGAAAGTGATTACATAGAACAAATATCACATTCTTTATGCTCACTAGAATTTAAACCACACAGAAAACTCTATGATTGGTTCAAAGAACATGTGTTCATTTATCAGAATAGAGAAATATACAAAAACTTATTAAAAATAAAGTATATTGGAAAAGATAGAGCTACTAGAATCATATCTCAACTTTCAAATGAAGAAATTTATGATGCTATCAAAAATGAAAATGTATCTAAATTATTAGAAGTAAAATATATTGGAAAAGATAGTGCAAAAGAAATAATTTCTAATTTTAGATTTAAAGAGATAGTTTTCAATCTAATTAATAATAATAATATTCAGTATGAATATTCAAATACCTTTAATAATTACAAACCCAATATACAGCCAAAACAACGTGAATTTGCACGATTAAACCTAAGTTACACCATAATGAGTAAGCGTAAATTACTCAAATTGGTAGAAGAAAATATAGTTTCTGGTTGGGACGATCCGCGAATGCCTACTATTTCTGGCTTACGCCGAAGAGGTTACACGCCAAATTCCATCAAGAAATTTGTGGAAACGGTTGGTGTTGCGAAGCGCGAAAATGTAATTGATGTTTCGTTGTTGGAATTTTGTATCAGAGAAGATTTAAACAAAACAGCCAATAGAGTCATGGCAGTTTTAGATCCTGTAAAGTTAATCATTGCGAATTATCCTGAAGGAAAAGAAGAATGGCTTGAAGCTGAAAACAATCCAGAAGATGCAGCTTCAGGAAGTCATAAAGTTCCTTTTTCAAGAGAATTATACATTGAAAAGGAAGATTTCAAAGAAGATGCAAGTAGTAAATATTTTAGATTGACACTTGGAAAAGAAGTTCGTTTAAAAAATGCATATATCATTAAAGGAGAAAATGTTATAAAAGATGCGGATGGAAATATTACAGAAATTCACTGTACATACGACGTTGACAGTTTAAGCGGAAGTGGAACAGAAGCAAGTGTACGTAAAGTAAAAGGTACATTGCATTGGGTTTCTATTGCACATGCAGTAAAAGCTGAGGTTCGTGTATATGATCGTTTATTTTCTGATGAAGCGCCTGATAGTCACAAAGACAAAGACTTTATGGAGTTTGTAAATGCAGATTCTTTAAAAACGGTGATTGCGCATGTAGAACCGTATTTAAAAGAAGCCAACGTTGGAGATCGTTTTCAATTTCAACGTTTGGGTTATTTCTGTGTAGATAAAGATACAACGGCAGACAAATTGATTTTTAATAAAACGGTTGGTTTACGCGATACATGGGCAAAACAAAAGCCAAAACCAGCACAAAATCAAGGAAAACCTCAGCAAAAGCAAGAACATCAACGTCCGCCAATTGAGGAAATAAAGCAATTTGGAAAAAAATATACCAATCTTCCAGAAGAAAAGCAGGAAATTGCCAAAGCGAAGATTCAAGCATTAGCAGAAAATGTTCCGTATGAAGATGTAGAACCGTTATTTGCAACAGCAGCTAAAAAAGCAGGAACGCGCATTGCAGTTATGATTACGTTAGGTGTTTTACTCAAAAATGGACAAGAACGCACTGATAACATTAATGAATTCATTGAAAAAGCATTGGATGACAAAAACGAATTGTTAGTTGCGGAAGCGAAGCAAATGTAA
- a CDS encoding diacylglycerol/lipid kinase family protein, which yields MCKDKWFLIVNPTSGSFSGKRKWKQISREFEVQDIEFDYEFTTKPQHEYELVIEALENGFRKFVSIGGDGTLHHIVNGLMQQKTVPKQDLKVAVIPLGTGNDWVKTYNIPKNIKKAVAIIKTEHTVLQDIGTISLLNEAKTVFFNNVAGLGFDGYVVKRNERLKFLGAASFLISTVLSLASYKATSFTIETTQQKLTTKSLLTIIGICQFSGGGMQLTKDVNPADSFFDVSVAKHFTLFNLIRNVFGLFNGSITNHPLVETFKTNEVTITTSEPAVFIQADGELIGCGGFTATILPKSLRFVVP from the coding sequence ATGTGTAAAGATAAATGGTTTTTGATTGTGAATCCGACTTCTGGAAGCTTCTCTGGAAAGCGAAAATGGAAGCAAATTTCTAGAGAGTTTGAAGTACAAGATATTGAATTTGATTATGAGTTTACAACTAAACCTCAACACGAATATGAATTGGTTATTGAAGCTTTAGAGAACGGTTTTCGAAAGTTTGTGAGCATTGGCGGCGACGGAACTTTGCATCATATTGTAAATGGTTTGATGCAACAAAAAACGGTTCCAAAACAGGATTTGAAAGTTGCTGTGATTCCTTTAGGAACCGGAAATGATTGGGTAAAAACGTATAATATTCCTAAGAATATTAAAAAAGCGGTTGCTATTATTAAAACTGAACATACTGTTTTACAAGATATTGGCACGATTTCTTTGTTGAATGAAGCAAAAACTGTGTTTTTTAATAATGTTGCAGGTTTGGGTTTTGATGGTTATGTGGTAAAACGAAATGAACGATTGAAATTTTTAGGTGCAGCTTCTTTTTTGATTTCTACGGTGTTGAGTTTAGCGAGTTATAAAGCAACTTCGTTTACGATTGAAACTACTCAACAGAAATTAACAACTAAATCATTGTTAACTATCATTGGAATTTGTCAGTTTTCTGGTGGCGGAATGCAGTTAACAAAAGACGTAAATCCTGCAGATAGTTTCTTTGATGTTTCGGTTGCTAAACATTTTACATTGTTTAATTTGATACGAAATGTTTTTGGTTTGTTTAACGGATCTATTACAAATCATCCATTGGTGGAAACTTTTAAAACGAATGAAGTTACGATTACAACTTCAGAACCAGCAGTTTTTATACAAGCCGATGGCGAATTGATTGGATGTGGTGGTTTTACTGCAACTATTTTACCAAAATCTTTAAGATTTGTTGTTCCGTAA
- the folB gene encoding dihydroneopterin aldolase translates to MGIIRVTNIKAYAYHGCLVEESKIGSDYRVDVSVSADLQPSAKSDNLQETVDYVHINKIVKEEMAIRSKLLEHVAKRILNRIFDEIAIANKATVAVSKINPPIGGNVEMVTIEMSLERS, encoded by the coding sequence ATGGGAATTATTCGTGTTACCAATATTAAAGCCTACGCATATCACGGTTGCTTAGTAGAAGAAAGTAAAATAGGAAGTGATTATCGCGTTGATGTTTCAGTTTCTGCCGATTTACAACCTTCTGCAAAAAGTGATAATTTACAAGAAACTGTAGATTATGTACATATTAACAAGATAGTAAAGGAAGAAATGGCAATTCGTTCTAAGTTATTGGAACATGTTGCCAAACGTATTTTGAACAGAATTTTTGATGAGATTGCAATTGCAAATAAAGCAACGGTAGCTGTTTCTAAGATAAATCCGCCAATTGGTGGCAATGTAGAAATGGTTACGATAGAAATGTCTTTAGAACGTTCCTAA
- a CDS encoding zinc ribbon domain-containing protein — MKHSNYSCPKCNNRTYKVGEMRATGGRWSKIFDVQSAKFTSVSCERCSYTEFYKAKTSAISNIFDLFTN, encoded by the coding sequence ATGAAACATTCTAATTATTCCTGTCCTAAATGCAACAACAGAACGTATAAAGTAGGAGAGATGCGCGCTACTGGCGGACGCTGGTCTAAAATTTTTGATGTACAAAGTGCAAAATTTACGTCTGTAAGTTGTGAACGTTGTTCATATACCGAATTTTATAAAGCTAAAACAAGCGCTATTAGTAATATTTTTGATTTGTTTACGAATTAA
- the rnr gene encoding ribonuclease R, producing MTRKKKEKSHKIPNLTDAILQIFKKSSNKVFNYKQIAAKLNITDTSGRNQIIKTIKKLKAKQKIEEIDRGQYKVVGDTEYFTGILDLTARGQGYVICEEFEEDVFVPNNKLNKALNGDEVEIYVYKRRKNNRPEGEITNIIKRKKTEFVGVLQMQKNFAFVVASDSKMYTDIFVPKNKINNAEDGDKVVVEIEDWPARADSPFGKIIKVLGKPGEHNTEIHSILAEYGLPYEFPEEVEKFANKIDTSIQKEEIKKRRDMRNVLTYTIDPKDAKDFDDALSFQVLENGNYEIGIHIADVSYYLKPGTILDDEAYERATSVYLVDRVVPMLPEILSNGACSLRPNEEKYTFSAVFEINKKAEVLNEWFGRTVTYSDKRFAYEEAQVIIETKGDEIPADISITGKAYKVDKAIVEATLTLDKLAKIMRAKRMRQGAISFDKVEVRFNLDENSNPEGVYFKTQQDANKLIEEFMLLANKKVAAFIGKQEPEKTFIYRVHDEPDSEKLGNLQNIISRFGYSLNLKSRKTTTSSLNQLLEDVKGKGEQNMIDTLAIRSMSKAKYTTDNIGHYGLAFNYYSHFTSPIRRYPDVMVHRLLQHYLDGGKSADASEYEVKCEHSSSMEGLAARAERDSTKYMQIKFMQDHKDEEFVGVISGVTEWGIYVEIIENKCEGMVSIRNIKDDYYTFDEKQYALIGEVTKNVYQLGDEVVVKVKSTDLVKRHLDFDLVGKNVEVEA from the coding sequence ATGACAAGAAAGAAAAAAGAGAAATCGCACAAAATACCAAACTTAACAGATGCGATCCTTCAAATATTTAAAAAGTCTTCAAACAAAGTTTTTAACTACAAACAAATAGCCGCCAAACTTAATATTACAGACACAAGCGGAAGAAATCAAATTATAAAAACGATTAAAAAGCTTAAAGCAAAACAAAAAATTGAAGAAATTGACCGTGGACAATACAAAGTAGTTGGCGATACGGAATATTTCACAGGAATTTTAGATTTGACTGCGCGCGGACAAGGTTATGTAATTTGTGAAGAATTTGAAGAAGATGTATTTGTTCCAAACAATAAACTGAACAAAGCATTAAATGGTGACGAAGTAGAAATTTATGTGTACAAACGTCGCAAAAACAACAGACCAGAAGGTGAAATTACAAACATTATAAAACGCAAAAAGACGGAATTTGTCGGCGTTTTACAAATGCAGAAAAACTTTGCTTTTGTAGTAGCTTCTGATTCAAAAATGTATACTGATATTTTTGTTCCCAAGAATAAAATAAACAATGCTGAAGATGGCGACAAAGTAGTTGTCGAAATTGAAGATTGGCCAGCAAGAGCTGATTCTCCATTCGGAAAGATTATAAAAGTACTTGGAAAACCAGGTGAACACAATACTGAAATTCATTCCATTTTAGCAGAATATGGGTTGCCATACGAATTTCCTGAAGAAGTTGAAAAATTTGCAAACAAGATTGATACGTCAATTCAAAAAGAAGAAATCAAGAAACGTAGAGACATGCGGAACGTGTTAACGTATACGATAGATCCGAAAGATGCCAAAGATTTTGATGATGCATTATCGTTTCAAGTATTAGAAAATGGAAACTACGAAATCGGAATTCACATTGCAGATGTTTCATACTATCTAAAGCCAGGAACTATCTTGGATGATGAAGCATACGAACGTGCAACTTCCGTATATTTAGTTGATCGTGTTGTACCGATGTTACCAGAAATACTATCAAATGGCGCGTGTTCATTACGTCCAAATGAAGAAAAATATACATTCTCGGCCGTATTTGAAATCAACAAAAAAGCAGAAGTTCTCAACGAATGGTTTGGACGAACAGTAACGTATTCAGACAAACGATTTGCCTATGAAGAAGCACAAGTAATCATTGAAACAAAAGGTGACGAAATTCCTGCAGATATCTCCATCACAGGAAAAGCATACAAAGTTGACAAAGCAATTGTAGAAGCAACATTGACGTTAGACAAACTAGCCAAAATAATGCGTGCAAAACGAATGCGTCAAGGTGCAATTTCGTTTGACAAAGTAGAAGTTCGGTTTAATTTAGATGAAAACAGCAATCCAGAAGGTGTCTATTTTAAAACACAACAAGACGCGAACAAACTGATTGAAGAATTCATGTTATTAGCCAATAAAAAAGTAGCTGCTTTCATTGGTAAACAAGAACCAGAAAAAACATTTATCTATCGTGTGCACGACGAACCAGATTCAGAAAAACTGGGGAATTTACAAAACATAATCTCTCGTTTTGGGTATTCATTAAACCTAAAATCAAGAAAAACTACAACAAGTTCTCTAAACCAATTACTAGAAGATGTAAAAGGAAAAGGCGAACAAAACATGATTGATACGCTTGCTATTAGAAGTATGAGTAAAGCAAAATATACGACTGATAATATTGGTCATTATGGATTGGCTTTCAATTACTATTCGCACTTTACATCGCCAATTCGTCGCTATCCTGATGTTATGGTACATCGATTATTACAACACTATTTAGATGGAGGAAAATCGGCAGATGCGTCTGAATACGAAGTAAAATGTGAGCATTCATCAAGTATGGAAGGTTTGGCAGCAAGAGCAGAACGTGATTCTACCAAATACATGCAAATCAAATTCATGCAAGATCATAAAGATGAAGAATTTGTAGGTGTCATATCTGGTGTAACCGAATGGGGAATTTATGTAGAAATCATTGAAAACAAATGTGAAGGAATGGTAAGTATCCGTAACATAAAAGACGATTATTACACCTTTGATGAAAAGCAATATGCATTAATTGGTGAAGTTACCAAAAACGTATATCAACTTGGAGATGAAGTAGTTGTAAAAGTAAAAAGCACAGACTTAGTCAAACGTCACTTAGATTTTGATCTCGTTGGAAAAAATGTTGAAGTAGAAGCATAA
- a CDS encoding DUF2007 domain-containing protein: protein MINFVTVATFTYPYEYAILRIVLDQKGIQYVFENELMLSVFPFYSNALGGISLKVHKNDVDITKQILEDFNSKQSHLRIV from the coding sequence ATGATCAATTTTGTGACCGTAGCGACTTTTACGTATCCTTATGAATATGCAATTTTACGAATTGTGTTAGATCAGAAAGGAATTCAGTATGTGTTTGAAAACGAACTAATGTTGAGTGTATTTCCTTTCTATTCGAACGCGTTAGGCGGTATTTCGTTGAAAGTCCATAAAAACGATGTTGACATCACAAAACAGATTTTGGAGGATTTTAATAGCAAGCAATCGCATTTGAGGATAGTTTAA